The following is a genomic window from Litorilinea aerophila.
CCGTATCTTCAATTCCCAATCTTCAATCTTCAATCTTGAACCTTCCCTCACAGCCCCCACGCCGCGCGCGCCTCCTCCATGGACCGCAGGGGCTCCTTCCCCAGGGCCGTGTGGCCGGTACCTTCGCCAACCCAGCGGGGATCGGCCGGCTCGCTGGCCGGCTGGAAGCGCACGTCGCAGCTCAGGCGGAAGCGGTTGGTCAGGTTGGTGGTGGAAGCGTGCATGGTGTGCATGCCAAACAGGATCACGTCCCCGGCGTAGAAGGGCGCGGTGAGCCAGCGGCCGCCGAACTTTTCCACAATCTCCATGGGATCCCTGGTGAACCACCCCTCGGTGCGGTCCCGGTCCACGTCCATGCGGCCGTAGGTCTCCCGTAGGATCGCGAAGCTCTCCAGGTTGTGGGAGCCCACACACATGGCCAGGGTCCCTTGATGGACCGGGATGTCGCCAAAGGGGATCCAGACGGTGTGGAGGCGGGGCGAGCCCCGGCCCATGTAGACGAAGTCGTAGTGTGCGCCGGTGTAGCGCTCGTTGCCCACGGCCCGCAGCCACTTGTAGTTGAAGGTCAACGCCGGCTCGCCGAAGTAGGCGGCGAAGAAGTCGAAGAGGCGGGGGTGCTCCACCACCGCCAGCACGTCTGGATGGTGGGCGATGCCCTTGCGTCCCATCATGGGCACTGTACGGCCGCCCCGGGGCATGACGCCCTCCAGCACGGGCTCGCCGGGCGTCAGGGCTTCCTGGGCGGCCATGTACTCCAGGATGGTCCGCCGTGCCTGGAGCACGGTGGCTCGAGGCAACAGGCCCCGCAGCAGCAGGTAGCCGTCTTCTGCCATGCGGGCCTGCAGGGCGGGCAGGTCGCCCAGCAAGTCGCTGCTATCCCGGAGTTCGCCCAGCTCTGGGCTGGGAAAGGCCAGGTCCCGATAGCCGAAGCGGATGTTCATGGTTTTGCTCCTTGGTCTGCTCGCCCTGGGGCTACATGGGGGGGATGGGCCTCACGGCGCAGGCATGTCGATCACGATCTTGACGGCTCCCTCGTCCCGGGTGCGTTGGAGCTCGTAGGCATCCAGCACCTGGTCGAAGGGGAAGCGGTGAGTGAGCATGGGCGCCGCATCGGCGATGCCGGTGGCCAGCAGCTCCAGGGCCATGTGGGTGCAGGACTGGCCGGGGTCGGCCATGGCGCCCACGATGGTCTGGCACTGGACGCACTTGCGGAACAGGCCCATCATGTCAAAGGGCATCCGTTTGCCCACCCGGGGCACGCCGAAGTAGAGGATGAAGCCGTAGCGCTTGACCAGGTCGATGGCCAGGTTGATGGAGTCGATTTCGCCCGCGGCTTCCACCACCACGTCCGCCATCTGGCCGCCGGTGATGGCCGCCACCGCCTCCACCGGATCCACCTCGCCGTTGTGGACCGTGTGGGTGGCGCCGTAGCGGGGGGAGAGCTGGAGGCGGTGGGCCTGGAGGTCCAGGGCGATGACCCGCCGCGCGCCCAGTCGGCGTACCATGAAGGTCCACCAGAGGCCGGCGGAGCCCTGGCCGATCACGGCCACGTCCTTGTCCACCAGGTTGGGCAGGCGCCTGGCCGCGTAGATGACGGTGCCCAGCTGTTGCGCCTGGAGCAGCTCTTCCACCGGCTTGCCCGGCGGCAGGGGCAGGACATGTTCCACCGGCGCCAGATAGTATTCGGCCATGGCCCGGTTGTCCCGGACCAGGGTCAGGGCTATGTCGCCCACTTTCAGCGGCCCGGCTGCGCCGTTCACCGCCTCGACGACCCCTACCATCTCGTGGCCGCTGGCGCCTGGCGGCAGGGGGTAATTCTCCTGGGGGGAGTGGTAGAAGGTGTGAATGTCGCTGCCGCACAGGGAGAGATGGCGGGTTCGAATCAACGCGTACCCCGGCTGGAGGGTGGGTTTGGGGACTTCCACAAAGACGGCCTCCCCTGGGGCCAGGATCTGTACTGCGCGCATGGGTGTATCCTTCTGCTGGTTGCGGTGCGGAATGGGCGCTGCTCAAGCGGAGCGGGATTGCGTCTGGGGCACCCGGCCCGGCCAGACCTGGGCATTGACGATGAAGGGCGGTCGCTCTCCCCGCAATACCTGGACCACCTGCTCGGCTACCCCGTAGTTCATGGCCCGGATGCCCCGGTCCGTGTTGGAGGCGATGTGGGGGGTGACCACCACGTTGCGCATGGACAGGAGGGGGTTGTCCGGCGCCGGCGGCTCGGGGTCGAAGACGTCCAGCCCGGCGGCGGCCAGGTGTCCATCCTGGAGGGCGCGGATGAGCGCAGCCTCGTCCACCACAGGACCCCGGCTGGCGTTGATCAGGTAGGAGCCGGGCTGCATCAGGCGCAGCTCCCGCTCGCCGATGAGGTGGCGGGTGGCCGGCGTGAGGGGCACGTGGACGGTCACGAAATGGGCGCGGCGCAGCAACTCATCCAGGTTGTCGGTCAGGGTGACCCGCTCCGGCGTGGGCAGGTTCTTGTCCACGAAGGGATCGAAGACGAGCACGTTCATGCGCAGCCCCAGGGCGCAGATCTCCGCCACCCGACGGCCGATGCGCCCGTAGCCCACCACGCCCAGGGTGCGGTCCAGCAGCTCGGTGCCCATCATCTCCTCCCGGCCAATGCTGCGGTCGTGGCGCAGGTGCATGTCGCCCACCATGACCCGTTTGGCCACGGCCATCAGCAGGGCCACCGCGTGCTCGGCGGTGGATTCGGTGGGTGCGTCGGGGGTGTGGATGACCAGGATGTTGCGCTCGGTGGCCGCGTCCACGTCGATGTTGTCCACGCCGATGCCGGGCTTGGCGATGGCCTTGAGGTTGGGGCCGACCCGGTCCATGAAGGCGGCGTCGGCGTACATGCCACCCACGACCACCACGTCGGCGCCGGCCGCCTGTTCCATGGTGGGGTCGATGATCACATCCGCCACTTCCCGCACCAGATCCGCGGCGCCCATGCGCAATTCAAACTGCATGACAACTTTTGGCTTCATACTCCTCTGGTTCTCCGTGATTGTTGTGTGTGGGGTTGGAACGTTGTGAGACTGATTCCATCCGGCTCCGCGCACCCCGATGGGCAGAAATCCTCTAGGCGGGGCGTCCCGCAAGACAGGGGCAAGAAGGGATGGGGTTTGGATGAAATCGCTGTGGGCTCCCATTGTCGCGCCATTTGCCAGGATGACCAAATACGCCCCGGGGCGCTTCAGGGGGTGGCCGGGTGGGTGATTTTCAGGGTGACCGGGTTGGGCCAGCGCCGGTCGTTGTAGAGCCGTTGGGCGCGCATGGCCGAGATGTGCAGGCCCCGCTCGTCCTGCTCCCAGCGGGCCTCCGGGTTGACATCTGGGCGGTATTCCAACACCCGGCCCGATTGGCCCAACAGGCTCACCGTGCTCTGGTCGCTGGCCCGCACGTTTTTCAGGGTGAGGACCTTGCGCTCGCCGTAGGTCCAGGGGGAGCCGGTGATGATGGCGTAGATGGCGCTGCCATCCCGGGCCTGGGTGTACCAGGCGGTATGGTCCAGGGTGAGGGTTTCCCGGATGGGGTTGTAGGGCCGGACCTGATAGATGGCCTCGCCGTTGACAAAGAGCCACAGGCCCATCTCCTGGATGCGAGCCTCCTGTTCCACGGGGAGGGTGCCGTCGGGCTTGGGGCCCACGTTGAGCAGGAGGTTGCCGCCCTTGGCCCGGGTTTCGATGAGCATCTGGATCAGCTGGGTGCCGGATTTGTAAAC
Proteins encoded in this region:
- a CDS encoding phytanoyl-CoA dioxygenase family protein: MNIRFGYRDLAFPSPELGELRDSSDLLGDLPALQARMAEDGYLLLRGLLPRATVLQARRTILEYMAAQEALTPGEPVLEGVMPRGGRTVPMMGRKGIAHHPDVLAVVEHPRLFDFFAAYFGEPALTFNYKWLRAVGNERYTGAHYDFVYMGRGSPRLHTVWIPFGDIPVHQGTLAMCVGSHNLESFAILRETYGRMDVDRDRTEGWFTRDPMEIVEKFGGRWLTAPFYAGDVILFGMHTMHASTTNLTNRFRLSCDVRFQPASEPADPRWVGEGTGHTALGKEPLRSMEEARAAWGL
- a CDS encoding zinc-dependent alcohol dehydrogenase translates to MRAVQILAPGEAVFVEVPKPTLQPGYALIRTRHLSLCGSDIHTFYHSPQENYPLPPGASGHEMVGVVEAVNGAAGPLKVGDIALTLVRDNRAMAEYYLAPVEHVLPLPPGKPVEELLQAQQLGTVIYAARRLPNLVDKDVAVIGQGSAGLWWTFMVRRLGARRVIALDLQAHRLQLSPRYGATHTVHNGEVDPVEAVAAITGGQMADVVVEAAGEIDSINLAIDLVKRYGFILYFGVPRVGKRMPFDMMGLFRKCVQCQTIVGAMADPGQSCTHMALELLATGIADAAPMLTHRFPFDQVLDAYELQRTRDEGAVKIVIDMPAP
- a CDS encoding hydroxyacid dehydrogenase, producing MKPKVVMQFELRMGAADLVREVADVIIDPTMEQAAGADVVVVGGMYADAAFMDRVGPNLKAIAKPGIGVDNIDVDAATERNILVIHTPDAPTESTAEHAVALLMAVAKRVMVGDMHLRHDRSIGREEMMGTELLDRTLGVVGYGRIGRRVAEICALGLRMNVLVFDPFVDKNLPTPERVTLTDNLDELLRRAHFVTVHVPLTPATRHLIGERELRLMQPGSYLINASRGPVVDEAALIRALQDGHLAAAGLDVFDPEPPAPDNPLLSMRNVVVTPHIASNTDRGIRAMNYGVAEQVVQVLRGERPPFIVNAQVWPGRVPQTQSRSA